From a single Herbiconiux sp. SALV-R1 genomic region:
- a CDS encoding manganese catalase family protein — protein MFFHKQEMQFKATPTKPDAVFARRFQEVLGGQYGEITVAMQYGFQAWNAHEPGKYRDLLFGIGAEEFGHVEMIAVMIAQLLEKAPVEQSEAAIAADPVLGAVIGGTDVQSAIVAGAGVRPVDSNGNPWQGSYVTASGNLLADFTANANAEMQGRLQVARLYNMTDDHGVRDLLSFLLARDTMHQNQWIAAAAELRAEGKEDLPVPSNFPLSQEQRDVAYQYINLSDGQAAAEGSWASGPTPDGKGEFSYLDGPQNTVPMPPPTQPDPRFFGTDAKPNIVDKAAGVIKDKLSTK, from the coding sequence GTGTTCTTCCACAAGCAGGAGATGCAGTTCAAGGCGACACCGACGAAGCCGGATGCGGTGTTCGCGAGGCGCTTCCAAGAGGTGCTCGGCGGTCAGTACGGAGAGATCACCGTCGCCATGCAGTACGGGTTCCAGGCCTGGAATGCTCACGAGCCGGGCAAGTACCGAGACCTCCTGTTCGGCATCGGCGCCGAGGAGTTCGGGCACGTCGAGATGATCGCGGTGATGATCGCGCAGCTGCTCGAGAAGGCGCCCGTGGAGCAGTCGGAGGCGGCGATCGCCGCCGACCCCGTGCTGGGCGCCGTGATCGGGGGCACCGACGTGCAGTCGGCGATCGTGGCCGGAGCGGGTGTGCGGCCGGTCGACAGCAACGGCAACCCGTGGCAGGGGTCGTACGTCACCGCGAGCGGCAACCTGCTCGCCGACTTCACGGCGAACGCCAACGCCGAGATGCAGGGCCGGCTGCAGGTGGCCCGCCTCTACAACATGACCGACGACCACGGAGTGCGCGACCTGCTGTCGTTCCTGCTCGCCCGCGACACGATGCACCAGAACCAGTGGATCGCCGCCGCCGCCGAGCTGCGCGCCGAGGGGAAGGAAGACCTGCCCGTGCCGAGCAACTTCCCGCTGTCGCAGGAGCAGCGCGACGTGGCGTACCAGTACATCAACCTCTCCGACGGGCAGGCCGCAGCCGAAGGAAGCTGGGCCTCGGGCCCCACGCCCGACGGCAAGGGCGAGTTCAGCTACCTCGACGGGCCGCAGAACACGGTGCCGATGCCGCCGCCGACGCAGCCCGACCCGCGCTTCTTCGGCACCGATGCCAAGCCGAACATCGTCGACAAGGCCGCGGGCGTCATCAAAGACAAGCTGAGCACGAAGTAG
- a CDS encoding glycosyltransferase family 2 protein, which produces MIGVLPTVSVVIPVKDDAERLRVCLAALGRQAVTPLEVVVVDNGSSDGGAATAAVAAAGGARLVREERPGIPAAAAAGYDAAVGEVIARLDADSIPGPGWVREVARAVASRPAVGAVTGGAEFSGGPWGLRRVGAAAYLAAYHVALGPALGHPPLFGSNLAMRRTAWEAVRFAVHRGDAELHDDLDLSFHLGRLVGVAYAPGITVRISHRPLTDAASLRRRFARGFRTVFTHWPAELPWHRWRAVVARRRAARGRIVLDRRCEAD; this is translated from the coding sequence GTGATCGGGGTTCTGCCGACGGTGTCGGTGGTGATCCCGGTGAAGGACGACGCGGAGCGGTTGCGGGTGTGCCTGGCGGCGCTCGGGCGGCAGGCGGTGACGCCGCTCGAGGTGGTCGTCGTCGACAACGGGTCGAGCGACGGCGGCGCCGCGACGGCGGCGGTCGCCGCCGCGGGCGGTGCGCGGCTCGTGCGGGAGGAGCGGCCCGGCATCCCGGCCGCGGCGGCGGCCGGGTACGACGCGGCCGTCGGCGAGGTGATCGCGCGGCTCGACGCCGACAGCATCCCGGGGCCGGGGTGGGTGAGGGAGGTCGCGCGGGCCGTCGCCTCGCGCCCGGCGGTGGGCGCGGTGACGGGCGGTGCCGAGTTCTCAGGTGGCCCGTGGGGGCTGCGCCGCGTCGGCGCGGCGGCGTACCTCGCGGCGTACCACGTGGCGCTGGGGCCGGCGCTCGGGCATCCGCCTCTGTTCGGGTCGAATCTCGCGATGCGGCGCACGGCGTGGGAGGCGGTGCGGTTCGCGGTGCACCGCGGCGACGCCGAGCTGCACGACGACCTCGACCTGTCGTTCCACCTCGGGCGGCTCGTCGGCGTGGCGTACGCGCCCGGCATCACGGTGCGGATCTCGCACCGCCCGCTCACCGATGCCGCGTCGCTGCGGCGCCGCTTCGCGCGCGGCTTCCGCACCGTGTTCACCCACTGGCCAGCCGAGCTGCCCTGGCACCGCTGGCGGGCGGTCGTGGCCCGTAGGCGCGCAGCCCGCGGTCGAATCGTGTTGGACAGGCGGTGCGAGGCCGACTAG
- a CDS encoding RtcB family protein, which produces MKEISTRLLSWASILDAKAEAQARTTSTMPFVFPHVALMPDAHLGLGATVGSVIPTLGAVMPAAVGVDIGCGMIAVRTKFRLDDASGEGRELRVLREQIERAIPVSAGAHNNRIVATAQPRVAELEALAEEAGFDPAQALGRWREQLGTLGSGNHFIEVSVDESDRLWLFLHSGSRGVGNRIAQRHIKVAQKAMAKWWIELPDPDLAYLVEGTPEFDRYIAELRWAQHYALLNREEMMDRVARQFGDWMGASVIEEERINCHHNFTQKETHWGKSVWLSRKGAISARAGELGLIPGSMGTASYVVEGLGNAAALHSSPHGAGREYSRSAARKTFTHEQLREAMAGIEYRDTDAFLDEIPAAYKPIDQIMADAADLVTIRHRLRQLVNVKGD; this is translated from the coding sequence ATGAAAGAGATCTCCACGCGCCTGCTCAGCTGGGCCAGCATCCTCGATGCGAAGGCCGAAGCGCAGGCGCGCACTACCTCGACGATGCCGTTCGTGTTCCCGCACGTCGCGCTGATGCCCGACGCCCACCTCGGGCTCGGGGCGACCGTCGGGTCGGTCATCCCCACCCTCGGGGCCGTGATGCCCGCGGCGGTGGGCGTCGACATCGGATGCGGCATGATCGCCGTGCGCACCAAGTTCCGCCTCGACGACGCCAGCGGCGAGGGGCGGGAGCTGCGGGTGCTGCGTGAGCAGATCGAGCGGGCCATCCCCGTCTCGGCCGGCGCGCACAACAACCGCATCGTCGCCACCGCCCAGCCGCGAGTCGCGGAGCTCGAGGCGCTCGCCGAGGAGGCGGGCTTCGACCCCGCCCAGGCGCTCGGCCGGTGGCGCGAGCAGCTCGGCACGCTCGGCAGCGGCAACCACTTCATCGAGGTGAGCGTCGACGAGTCGGATCGGCTGTGGCTGTTCCTGCACTCCGGTAGCCGCGGCGTCGGCAACCGCATCGCGCAGCGCCACATCAAGGTCGCCCAGAAGGCGATGGCGAAATGGTGGATCGAGCTGCCCGACCCCGACCTCGCCTACCTCGTCGAGGGCACGCCCGAGTTCGACCGGTACATCGCCGAACTGCGGTGGGCGCAGCACTACGCGCTGCTCAACCGCGAGGAGATGATGGACCGCGTTGCCCGCCAGTTCGGTGACTGGATGGGCGCATCCGTCATCGAGGAGGAGCGCATCAACTGCCACCACAACTTCACCCAGAAGGAAACCCACTGGGGCAAGAGCGTGTGGCTGTCGAGGAAGGGTGCGATCTCGGCGCGGGCCGGTGAGCTCGGGCTCATTCCCGGATCGATGGGTACGGCGTCGTACGTGGTGGAGGGGCTCGGCAACGCGGCGGCGCTGCACTCCTCGCCGCACGGCGCGGGGCGTGAGTACTCGAGGAGCGCCGCCCGCAAGACGTTCACTCACGAACAGTTGCGGGAGGCGATGGCGGGCATCGAGTACCGCGACACCGACGCGTTCCTCGATGAGATCCCGGCGGCGTACAAGCCGATCGACCAGATCATGGCCGACGCCGCCGACCTCGTCACCATCCGCCACCGCCTCCGCCAGCTCGTCAACGTGAAGGGCGACTGA
- a CDS encoding 3-hydroxyacyl-CoA dehydrogenase has translation MTPPPSSSPAPASAVPAPAPTSASAEPAPAMDARGGRERVVAIAGAGSIGVAFAVLFAGAGFAVRVWDAFPEAFERARGELAERLELLATHGLLGDQSPRTIADRVSFEADLGTAVADVELVQECAPERLELKRELFASVAEAAPASAVLASSSSAIVPSSIAGDDPALAARVIVAHPGNPPYLLSVIELVPTPATDPELLERAAELYRAAGLRPVFVRKEVEGFLFNRLQGAVLREAYALVRDGVATVDDIDEVVRSGLGRRWSFIGPFETVDLNTRGGLESHAEKMGPAYERMGAERGQHDPWTPDLVATAVAQRRAALPLESWPDRVRWRDEQLMRLKPLWDTMR, from the coding sequence GTGACCCCGCCCCCCTCGTCGTCCCCGGCTCCCGCCTCTGCGGTGCCCGCGCCGGCGCCGACTTCCGCCTCCGCGGAGCCCGCGCCGGCGATGGATGCGCGTGGTGGTCGGGAGCGGGTGGTCGCGATCGCGGGGGCCGGGTCGATCGGGGTGGCGTTCGCGGTGCTGTTCGCGGGGGCAGGGTTCGCGGTGCGGGTGTGGGATGCGTTTCCCGAGGCGTTCGAGCGGGCTCGCGGGGAGCTCGCCGAGCGGCTCGAGCTGCTGGCCACCCACGGGCTGCTCGGCGACCAGTCTCCCCGCACGATCGCCGACCGCGTCTCGTTCGAGGCCGATCTGGGGACAGCGGTCGCCGACGTCGAGCTTGTGCAGGAGTGTGCTCCGGAGCGGTTGGAGCTGAAGCGGGAGCTGTTCGCATCCGTCGCGGAGGCGGCCCCCGCATCCGCTGTGCTGGCGAGTTCGAGCTCGGCGATCGTGCCGAGCAGCATCGCGGGCGACGACCCGGCGCTGGCGGCGCGGGTGATCGTCGCGCACCCGGGCAACCCGCCGTACCTGCTCTCGGTGATCGAGCTCGTGCCCACCCCCGCGACCGACCCCGAGCTACTCGAGCGCGCCGCCGAGCTCTACCGCGCCGCCGGGCTGCGGCCCGTGTTCGTGCGCAAAGAGGTGGAGGGGTTCCTCTTCAACCGGTTGCAGGGCGCGGTGCTGCGCGAGGCGTACGCGCTCGTGCGCGACGGCGTGGCGACGGTCGACGACATCGACGAGGTGGTGCGCAGCGGCCTCGGCCGCCGCTGGAGCTTCATCGGACCCTTCGAGACCGTCGACCTCAACACCCGCGGCGGCCTCGAGTCGCACGCCGAGAAGATGGGCCCCGCCTACGAACGCATGGGCGCCGAACGCGGCCAGCACGACCCCTGGACCCCCGACCTCGTCGCCACCGCCGTCGCCCAGCGCCGCGCCGCCCTCCCCCTCGAGTCGTGGCCCGACCGAGTCCGCTGGCGCGACGAACAACTCATGCGCCTCAAACCCCTCTGGGACACCATGCGCTGA
- a CDS encoding iron-containing alcohol dehydrogenase has protein sequence MSTTTASGTSAADAAPAAGPDAAPAASPSSTSPVGPALGILRQPKTVLFGPGQRRQLPYIVRAIAKHLLVTTDARMATTPEFLEIIAAIEAVGVQVSIYAEAEPDLPREDVVAVVERFGHTEVDAILGIGGGSCMDLAKVVSIVLANGGDVRDYYGEFLVPGPGVPVVTVPTTGGTGAEVTCISVVFDKDRGMKIGVASPFLEAHTAVIDPELTVSCPPGLTAATGADALSHLVEAFTGRVKNPSPDDLDTKLYAGKNRLTDVFARQGLELLNTSLEAVVADPSDLAARSDTMLAAYCAGMSINTAGTAGAHAVQGAIGNLTHTPHGFGISALLPSIMRFNLPERVAEFAEIGRILGVADPASPLVEQAHAGILRIEALLEALGAPLDLKTLGLSPDDFGFVADQALLATRLTANNPRDLTRDDVLTILEHAYAADRTWWTV, from the coding sequence ATGAGCACGACCACCGCATCCGGGACCTCGGCGGCCGACGCCGCGCCTGCCGCCGGGCCCGACGCCGCGCCCGCCGCCAGCCCCTCGTCGACCTCGCCGGTGGGGCCTGCCCTGGGCATCCTGCGTCAACCGAAGACCGTGCTCTTCGGCCCGGGCCAGCGCCGGCAGCTGCCCTACATCGTGCGGGCCATCGCGAAGCACCTGCTGGTGACGACGGATGCGCGCATGGCCACCACGCCCGAGTTCCTCGAGATCATCGCTGCGATCGAGGCGGTCGGGGTGCAGGTGTCGATCTACGCCGAGGCGGAGCCCGATCTGCCCCGCGAAGACGTCGTCGCGGTGGTGGAGCGCTTCGGGCACACCGAGGTCGACGCCATCCTCGGCATCGGCGGCGGCTCCTGCATGGATCTCGCCAAGGTCGTCTCCATCGTGCTCGCGAACGGCGGAGACGTGCGCGACTACTACGGCGAGTTCCTGGTGCCGGGCCCCGGGGTGCCGGTCGTCACGGTGCCCACGACGGGTGGCACGGGTGCCGAGGTGACGTGCATCTCGGTGGTGTTCGACAAGGATCGCGGCATGAAGATCGGGGTGGCGAGCCCGTTCCTCGAGGCGCACACCGCCGTCATCGACCCCGAGCTCACCGTGAGCTGCCCACCCGGGCTCACCGCGGCGACCGGGGCGGATGCGCTCTCCCACCTCGTCGAGGCGTTCACCGGGCGGGTGAAGAACCCGAGCCCCGACGACCTCGACACGAAGCTCTACGCGGGCAAGAACCGGTTGACGGATGTGTTCGCACGGCAGGGTCTCGAGTTGTTGAACACCTCGCTCGAGGCCGTGGTCGCCGACCCGTCAGACCTCGCCGCGCGCTCGGACACGATGCTCGCGGCGTACTGCGCCGGCATGTCGATCAACACGGCGGGCACGGCGGGGGCGCACGCGGTGCAGGGCGCGATCGGCAATCTCACGCACACGCCGCACGGGTTCGGCATCAGCGCGCTGCTGCCGTCGATCATGCGCTTCAACCTGCCCGAGCGGGTGGCGGAGTTCGCCGAGATCGGGCGCATCCTCGGGGTCGCCGACCCCGCATCGCCGCTGGTGGAGCAGGCGCACGCCGGCATCCTGCGCATCGAGGCGCTGCTCGAAGCGCTCGGCGCCCCGCTCGACCTGAAGACGCTCGGGTTGTCGCCCGACGATTTCGGCTTCGTCGCCGACCAGGCCCTCCTCGCCACCCGCCTCACCGCCAACAACCCCCGCGACCTCACCCGCGACGACGTCCTCACCATCCTCGAACACGCCTACGCCGCCGACCGCACCTGGTGGACGGTGTGA
- a CDS encoding NAD-dependent succinate-semialdehyde dehydrogenase, protein MTTLTTEPATDATGATNTTDARTGSTRASAQLRGHTIPTGLYLDGDWLPVESTFEVIDPATGGVIAQVADGTASDALAALDAADRAQDAWRHVAPRDRANLFHRAYAVLMSRADAIVETMTLESGKPLAEARGEFQLSTDFFLWYAEQVAHLHGTYAEGSRGGYRVVTTHQPVGPSLLITPWNFPLLMIARKAGAALGAGCTVVVKSAKETPLTCALFVEALHDAGFPPGVVNLVHTTRSADVSAAVMADARLRKVSFTGSTGVGSTLLKQAAPGIVNASMELGGDGPFVVLDDADVELAAQQAILCKFRNAGQACVAANRIIVHSAVAEEFTRRFVELTRELTVGDGFTEGVDVGPIISAKQRDGVASLVAALSDIDSELLTGGSPLDREGYFFEPTVFKINDRDNDVCNQELFAPIATIYTVDSTAEAIRVANDTSYGLAAYVFTRDLSRAIAVSERLDSGMVGINRGIMADPAAAFGGVKSSGLGREGGHDAIYEFLEPKYLAITVDESKGLD, encoded by the coding sequence ATGACGACTCTCACCACCGAGCCGGCGACGGATGCGACGGGCGCGACGAACACGACGGATGCGCGCACCGGCTCCACGCGCGCCTCGGCCCAGCTGCGGGGGCACACGATCCCCACGGGCCTCTACCTCGACGGCGACTGGCTGCCCGTCGAATCGACGTTCGAGGTGATCGACCCGGCCACCGGTGGTGTGATCGCGCAGGTGGCCGACGGCACCGCATCCGACGCCCTCGCGGCACTCGACGCCGCCGACCGGGCGCAAGACGCCTGGCGGCACGTCGCTCCGCGCGACCGCGCCAACCTCTTCCACCGCGCCTACGCGGTGCTCATGTCGCGGGCCGACGCCATCGTCGAGACGATGACGCTCGAGAGCGGCAAGCCGCTGGCCGAGGCGCGCGGCGAGTTCCAGCTCTCGACCGACTTCTTCCTCTGGTACGCCGAGCAGGTCGCGCACCTGCACGGCACCTACGCCGAGGGGTCGCGCGGCGGCTACCGGGTCGTCACCACGCACCAGCCCGTCGGGCCGTCGCTGCTCATCACACCGTGGAACTTTCCGCTGCTCATGATCGCGCGCAAGGCGGGGGCCGCGCTCGGCGCCGGATGCACGGTCGTGGTGAAGTCGGCGAAGGAGACGCCGCTCACCTGCGCCCTCTTCGTCGAGGCGCTGCACGACGCGGGCTTCCCGCCCGGGGTCGTGAACCTCGTGCACACCACCCGCTCGGCCGACGTCTCGGCGGCGGTGATGGCGGATGCGCGGCTCCGCAAGGTGAGCTTCACCGGGTCGACCGGGGTCGGCAGCACCCTGCTGAAGCAGGCGGCACCCGGCATCGTGAACGCGTCGATGGAACTCGGCGGCGACGGGCCGTTCGTCGTGCTCGACGACGCCGACGTGGAGCTCGCGGCGCAGCAGGCGATCCTGTGCAAGTTCCGCAACGCGGGGCAGGCATGCGTGGCGGCGAACCGCATCATCGTGCACAGCGCGGTGGCGGAGGAGTTCACGCGGCGCTTCGTCGAGCTGACCCGCGAGCTGACCGTGGGTGACGGCTTCACGGAGGGGGTCGACGTGGGGCCGATCATCTCGGCGAAGCAGCGCGACGGGGTGGCCTCTCTGGTGGCGGCTCTGAGCGACATCGATTCCGAGCTGCTCACCGGAGGCTCACCGCTCGACCGCGAGGGCTACTTCTTCGAGCCCACCGTGTTCAAGATCAACGACCGCGACAACGACGTGTGCAACCAGGAGCTGTTCGCCCCCATCGCCACGATCTACACGGTCGACTCCACCGCCGAGGCCATCCGGGTCGCCAACGACACGAGCTACGGGCTCGCCGCTTACGTCTTCACACGCGACCTGTCGCGGGCGATCGCGGTGAGCGAGCGGCTCGACTCTGGCATGGTGGGCATCAACCGCGGCATCATGGCCGATCCTGCGGCGGCTTTCGGCGGCGTGAAGTCCTCCGGCCTCGGGCGCGAGGGCGGGCACGACGCCATCTACGAGTTCCTCGAACCGAAATACCTCGCCATCACCGTCGATGAGAGCAAAGGACTGGACTGA
- a CDS encoding GntR family transcriptional regulator, with the protein MPSAKIERHAAPLRLQVVRMLREDILEGVLAPGDRLLENALCDSYGVSRTVVREALRQLETESLITMLPGRGPIVTVLEKHDIQALYQVRAALEGLAAELFARDASVEQAARMRALIESMESRYLHGTVETREESKEEFYSLLLEGAGNAVLESQLRGVHTRIGLFRRYAFVDEHRVAISMEELRQIVRELAVTRDPAAARRASEHHIQLAGELAVLEYTKRLQHTEEVSEIAI; encoded by the coding sequence ATGCCGAGCGCGAAGATCGAGCGTCACGCCGCACCCCTGCGTCTGCAGGTGGTTCGGATGCTGCGCGAAGACATCCTCGAGGGGGTGCTCGCCCCCGGCGACCGCCTGCTCGAGAACGCGCTCTGCGACAGCTACGGCGTCTCCCGCACGGTGGTGCGCGAAGCGCTCCGGCAGCTCGAGACCGAGAGCCTCATCACCATGCTGCCCGGTCGCGGCCCGATCGTGACCGTGCTCGAGAAGCACGACATCCAGGCCCTCTACCAGGTGCGCGCCGCGCTCGAGGGGCTCGCCGCCGAGCTGTTCGCCCGCGACGCGAGCGTCGAGCAGGCGGCACGGATGCGCGCCCTCATCGAGTCGATGGAGTCGCGGTACCTGCACGGCACGGTCGAGACCCGCGAGGAGAGCAAGGAGGAGTTCTACTCGCTCCTGCTCGAAGGCGCCGGCAACGCCGTGCTCGAGAGCCAGTTGCGCGGGGTGCACACGCGCATCGGGCTGTTCCGCCGCTACGCGTTCGTCGACGAGCACCGTGTGGCGATCTCGATGGAGGAGCTGCGCCAGATCGTCCGCGAGCTCGCCGTCACCCGCGACCCGGCGGCGGCCCGCCGGGCCTCGGAGCACCACATCCAGCTGGCCGGCGAGCTCGCCGTGCTGGAGTACACCAAGCGCCTGCAGCACACCGAGGAGGTGTCGGAGATCGCGATCTGA
- a CDS encoding sigma-54-dependent Fis family transcriptional regulator: protein MPIPFDPNRVQKVKDDFLAADALTKTLNPELLKSWQRSKDAIGVPANIRDVPRVSDELLDAHLLDMFQAPLARVSDDLDGTGMGLLLADSQGRILQRWSHDHNALDHLDRLGTVRGAVLAEDVVGTNGVGTVAATGRSVQISGAEHFADFYSQAVCTGSPVRHPITGKLLAVVTVSSDLSERSGLLRPLVTSVTMQLEQQVLDVEQPAARMMFSSFLETVRAHTGPVLAFGPQGLVMQSQKAGRLTVADLNLIQQHCAGERRSGRLALELSTGTVELQVTALGDDAGVVVALERDRRTATTSIGPARPQLVGRTPEWLQVVHQVARHREARRPLVIAGEPGTGRTSLALGLPFRPGTAVAQGLVTDAAERHVVGSRKWLQKLSEKLTASAPVIVRGIETLDPHTVDGVRSLVESSTGRGPVLLTLAAASPEEAEGVAARLGMSSLWVPPLRERTADIPALWHVFAEQVAHGAGLELRSDALELLQGYAWPGNLKELRGVLEQLALTGKRGAVLPADLPASMQGARALSMIERVELEAIRKALHEADGNRSKAAEILGLSRATVYRKMKAYRMTA, encoded by the coding sequence GTGCCAATCCCGTTCGACCCGAACCGCGTGCAGAAAGTCAAAGACGACTTCCTCGCCGCAGACGCCCTCACCAAGACGCTCAACCCCGAACTGCTCAAGTCGTGGCAGCGCTCGAAAGACGCCATCGGCGTTCCCGCCAACATCCGCGACGTGCCCCGCGTCTCCGACGAACTGCTCGACGCCCACCTGCTCGACATGTTCCAGGCCCCGCTCGCCCGCGTCTCCGACGACCTCGACGGCACCGGCATGGGCCTGCTGCTCGCCGACTCGCAGGGCCGCATCCTGCAGCGCTGGTCGCACGACCACAACGCGCTCGACCACCTCGACCGCCTCGGCACCGTGCGCGGAGCGGTGCTCGCCGAAGACGTGGTGGGCACGAATGGCGTCGGCACCGTGGCGGCCACGGGTCGCAGCGTGCAGATCTCGGGCGCCGAGCACTTCGCCGATTTCTACAGCCAGGCGGTGTGCACGGGGTCGCCGGTGCGGCATCCGATCACCGGCAAGCTGCTCGCGGTCGTCACCGTGTCGAGCGACCTCTCGGAGCGCAGCGGCCTGCTGCGGCCGCTCGTGACATCGGTGACGATGCAGCTCGAGCAGCAGGTGCTCGACGTGGAGCAGCCGGCGGCACGGATGATGTTCTCCAGCTTCCTCGAGACGGTGCGCGCCCACACGGGGCCGGTGCTGGCCTTCGGGCCGCAGGGTCTCGTGATGCAGAGCCAAAAGGCGGGGCGGCTCACGGTCGCCGACCTCAACCTCATTCAGCAGCACTGCGCAGGGGAGCGGCGGTCGGGCCGGCTCGCGCTCGAGCTCTCGACGGGTACAGTCGAGCTGCAGGTGACGGCGCTCGGCGACGACGCCGGTGTCGTGGTCGCGCTCGAGCGCGACCGGCGCACGGCGACCACGAGCATCGGGCCCGCGCGCCCGCAGCTCGTGGGGCGCACGCCGGAGTGGCTGCAGGTCGTGCACCAGGTCGCGCGGCATCGCGAGGCCCGTCGCCCGCTCGTGATCGCCGGCGAGCCGGGCACGGGGCGCACCTCGCTCGCCCTCGGGCTGCCGTTCCGGCCCGGAACCGCGGTGGCTCAGGGGCTGGTGACGGATGCTGCGGAGCGCCACGTCGTCGGCTCACGCAAGTGGCTGCAGAAGCTCTCGGAGAAGCTCACCGCCTCGGCGCCCGTCATCGTGCGGGGCATCGAGACGCTCGACCCGCACACGGTCGACGGGGTGCGGTCGCTGGTGGAGAGCAGCACGGGGCGGGGGCCGGTGCTGCTGACGCTCGCGGCCGCCTCGCCCGAGGAGGCGGAGGGGGTGGCGGCGCGGCTCGGCATGAGTTCGCTGTGGGTGCCGCCGCTGCGGGAGCGCACCGCCGACATCCCGGCGCTGTGGCACGTGTTCGCGGAGCAGGTGGCGCACGGGGCGGGGCTGGAGCTCCGCTCCGACGCGCTCGAGCTGCTGCAGGGGTACGCGTGGCCGGGCAACCTCAAGGAGCTGCGCGGGGTGCTCGAGCAGCTCGCCCTCACCGGCAAGCGCGGCGCGGTGCTGCCCGCCGACCTGCCCGCCTCGATGCAGGGGGCCCGGGCGCTGTCGATGATCGAGCGGGTCGAGCTCGAGGCCATCCGCAAGGCGCTGCACGAGGCCGACGGCAACCGCTCGAAGGCCGCCGAGATCCTCGGGCTGTCCCGCGCCACGGTCTACCGCAAGATGAAGGCCTACCGCATGACGGCGTGA
- a CDS encoding multidrug transporter: MSDEDFEKKRHDQLTSAPNATEEDAAPRIDVTETADGNKRIDVRDDAAVRPGGDPEVIDPEGAAD; encoded by the coding sequence ATGAGCGACGAGGACTTCGAGAAGAAGCGGCACGATCAGCTGACGTCGGCGCCGAACGCGACCGAGGAGGATGCGGCGCCGCGCATCGACGTGACGGAGACGGCCGACGGGAACAAGCGCATCGACGTGCGCGACGACGCTGCGGTGCGGCCGGGCGGCGACCCCGAGGTGATCGACCCCGAGGGCGCCGCCGACTGA
- a CDS encoding aldo/keto reductase family oxidoreductase gives MKSFTLPGTDITVPNIVLGLMRIADKSDDEVRELVHTARDAGIDFVDHADVYGNPVLHGCERRFAEAMQLTPAERDAITIQTKAGIVPDGPYFDFSYEHLIESVEGSLEALQTDRIDILLLHRPDALVEPDEVARAFDELHESGKVRAFGVSNHTPRQIELLKRSVRQPIVANQLQLSITHSPIIAQGVSSNMAGAEQSITLDGGGILDYCRLNDITVQAWSPFQAGFFDGVFLDAERFPELNAVIDRLAAKYDVPPIAIATAWITRHPAQMQVVLGTTTPQRVTDAAQGSDIPLERSEWYELFRTAGHIVP, from the coding sequence ATGAAGAGCTTCACCCTCCCCGGAACCGACATCACCGTCCCCAACATCGTGCTCGGCCTCATGCGCATCGCCGACAAGAGCGACGACGAGGTGCGCGAGCTGGTGCACACCGCCCGCGACGCCGGCATCGACTTCGTCGACCACGCCGACGTGTACGGCAACCCCGTGCTGCACGGCTGCGAGCGCCGCTTCGCCGAGGCGATGCAGCTCACGCCCGCCGAGCGCGACGCCATCACCATCCAGACCAAGGCGGGCATCGTGCCCGACGGCCCCTACTTCGACTTCTCCTACGAGCACCTCATCGAGTCGGTCGAGGGCTCGCTCGAGGCGCTGCAGACCGACCGCATCGACATCCTGCTGCTGCACCGCCCCGACGCGCTGGTCGAGCCCGACGAGGTCGCCCGCGCCTTCGACGAGCTGCACGAGTCGGGCAAGGTGCGCGCCTTCGGCGTCTCGAACCACACCCCGCGGCAGATCGAGCTGCTGAAGCGCTCGGTGCGCCAGCCCATCGTCGCCAATCAGCTGCAGCTCTCGATCACCCACTCGCCGATCATCGCCCAGGGCGTCTCGTCGAACATGGCGGGCGCCGAGCAGTCGATCACGCTCGACGGCGGCGGGATCCTCGACTACTGCCGCCTCAACGACATCACCGTGCAGGCGTGGTCGCCGTTCCAGGCGGGCTTCTTCGACGGTGTCTTCCTCGACGCCGAGCGCTTCCCCGAGCTCAACGCGGTCATCGACCGCCTCGCCGCGAAGTACGACGTGCCGCCCATCGCCATCGCCACCGCGTGGATCACCCGCCACCCCGCCCAGATGCAGGTCGTTCTGGGCACCACCACCCCGCAGCGGGTGACGGATGCGGCCCAGGGCTCCGACATCCCCCTCGAGCGCTCCGAGTGGTACGAGCTCTTCCGCACCGCGGGGCACATCGTCCCGTAA